cgaaactgcagtgagtcatgcagacaactgcactccagcctaggcaacaaagtgagacccagtctcgaaaatttcttttaaaaagccactGTTCCCGAACAGTTATCCAAAAGCAATAGCTTTATTTGGAGTGAATGGTGATAAACATTTAGGGCTCTTAAACTATTTAAAACACAGGTATATTTGATCAAAAGATCTTTAAGCAATGCCTTATCACTTTAAGACTTTGTTGCTTGATTTTAAAACCTTTCTATCATCCTATTCACCCATTCAAAAGCTTCAAGCCATATCAAAATAAAGGTATACGTACTTTCAGGATTTTgctatatatataaagaactgtaAAGCCAATTAACTGCAGTATATAATAATGGTAAAAGACAATATTGGTACAAGAATGTTTAAATGTCACAGCAACATTATGTCAACATTCATAAAGCCAATAAAAATGAGATAGTGTATTTTTCAAATTAGTTACTAGATTTTCCCAAAGATTTgaatatttcagatatttctaACTTTGACATATTGTTAACCAAAAGCAACAAATATAAACTTTGTTTATATTAGTTGCAGCACTAATAAAGCTTAGTTTGCTATTTATTCATGCTGCCACCCTATTTTTCATTTAGCAGTGTACAGAATGAGCCCATTTAAACAATTCAGATTGACATTTTCAATGAGAAACTATTTTCCACATGAATTCCGTcaacaaatagaaaatgtgaCACAGTATATTCTTTACCTCATGCAGATTGTTAGATAAACTTTGGTAAACAGATAGAGAGGCTTCAGAAAACCATATTAAagtgatttcatttaaaaaggttATTATGTGTTGGTTGAAAAAGAGTATTGACATCAGTATCACTGAAATTAATGTAACTAcaacaatgtttaaaattttaaaaaattcaatttcctTTTCATCCTTATCAGACCAGGAACATGGCATCCTTTTTGGAGAAATTTTCATTTTGGGAATGAGAACGTTCTTAATTTGTCCAATTTCTGTTCTGCTCCATTCTTTCAATATTTGGCTTACTCGAGGATAAATCTCGACAGGTTGAACCTCAGGAAGTGGTCTTTGTTTCAAGATCTCTACACGCTGGCGTACATCATCAACTTTTTCAAGAAATTTAAGTGCAGACTCTTCTTGTAAAGATGTTGTCAGTGTCATTAATTCAAGCTGCtgctctcttatttccttcattctttcaatTTGTGGAGTATATTCTTGATTAATTAGATTGCCAACATCACAGAGAGCTgttaggaaacttttttttttctgttctaatgTATCATTAAGCTCCTTAAAATACTGGAGAACGACTTCCTTATCGCCTTGGACCATCTTCTCAGAATGAGATTTTTGTTCTTCCAGCTTTTCAATAAGATGGGTAAGATCTGTCCAGTGTGTGTCAGTCAACTGTTCAAGCAGTTTTTGAGGAGTGTCCTTTTCTTTGAAATAGGCACTTTGAAGGTCATCTATAGGATGACCATGATGTTGACCTATGGTAAGGCAATGACCACAAACTAATTTTTTGTCTAGTAGACAGTAAACATTTAAT
This sequence is a window from Macaca fascicularis isolate 582-1 chromosome 2, T2T-MFA8v1.1. Protein-coding genes within it:
- the TRIM59 gene encoding tripartite motif-containing protein 59, with protein sequence MHNFEEELTCPICYSIFEDPRVLPCSHTFCRNCLENILQASGNFYIWRPLRIPLKCPNCRSIIEIAPTGIESLPVNFALRAIIEKYQQEDHPDIVTCPEHYRQPLNVYCLLDKKLVCGHCLTIGQHHGHPIDDLQSAYFKEKDTPQKLLEQLTDTHWTDLTHLIEKLEEQKSHSEKMVQGDKEVVLQYFKELNDTLEQKKKSFLTALCDVGNLINQEYTPQIERMKEIREQQLELMTLTTSLQEESALKFLEKVDDVRQRVEILKQRPLPEVQPVEIYPRVSQILKEWSRTEIGQIKNVLIPKMKISPKRMPCSWSDKDEKEIEFFKILNIVVVTLISVILMSILFFNQHIITFLNEITLIWFSEASLSVYQSLSNNLHEVKNILCHIFYLLTEFMWKIVSH